A window of Dorea formicigenerans contains these coding sequences:
- a CDS encoding ABC transporter ATP-binding protein has protein sequence MKPILECKGLSKKYNKSAYALHNLNLTLNHGQIIGLLGPNGSGKTTLIKLINDLLTPTEGTVLIDGELPGVHSKNIVSYLPDHSYLDGSMKIQDLVSYFADFYEDFSKIRATSMLKDLNIDQTARLKTLSKGNQEKVALILVMSRDAKLYILDEPIGGVDPAARDYILHTILSNYNEHATILISTHLISDIENILDRVLFIQNGELVLNATVDDIRSEQKKSVDALFREVFKC, from the coding sequence ATGAAACCCATTTTAGAATGTAAAGGGCTTTCCAAAAAGTACAATAAAAGTGCCTACGCTCTCCACAATCTGAACCTGACACTGAACCATGGTCAGATCATCGGACTGCTTGGTCCAAACGGTAGCGGGAAAACTACACTGATCAAACTGATCAACGACCTCTTAACACCGACAGAAGGGACTGTTCTTATCGACGGAGAACTTCCTGGTGTCCACAGCAAGAATATCGTGTCCTATCTCCCAGACCACAGTTATCTGGACGGTTCCATGAAAATCCAAGATCTGGTTTCTTACTTTGCTGACTTTTATGAAGATTTTTCCAAAATCCGAGCCACTTCGATGCTGAAGGACCTGAACATAGATCAGACAGCACGTTTGAAAACTCTTTCCAAAGGAAATCAGGAAAAAGTAGCACTGATTCTTGTTATGAGCCGTGACGCCAAACTATATATACTTGATGAACCGATCGGAGGTGTTGACCCTGCTGCCAGAGATTACATCTTACACACGATTTTAAGTAATTACAATGAACATGCAACGATTTTGATCTCAACACATCTGATTTCCGATATTGAAAATATTTTAGACCGCGTACTCTTTATCCAGAACGGTGAACTTGTATTAAATGCAACCGTCGATGATATCCGGTCAGAACAAAAGAAATCTGTTGACGCATTATTCCGGGAGGTATTCAAATGTTAG
- a CDS encoding GntR family transcriptional regulator: MPWNLDSDRPIYLQLMERIQHDIISGSYKPGDKLPSVRELAMEASVNPNTMQKALSELERIGLVHSRRTSGRFITEDETMIKQLKTETATEHIREFLKSMEHLGFTRPEILELVQDTMKEEK, translated from the coding sequence ATGCCATGGAATTTAGATAGTGACCGTCCCATTTATCTTCAGCTCATGGAACGAATTCAGCATGATATTATCTCCGGCAGCTATAAACCCGGGGACAAACTTCCTTCTGTTCGCGAACTTGCTATGGAAGCATCCGTAAATCCTAACACAATGCAAAAAGCACTTTCCGAACTGGAGAGAATTGGTCTGGTACACTCCCGCCGTACAAGCGGACGATTTATTACGGAGGACGAAACAATGATAAAACAATTAAAAACAGAGACTGCCACCGAGCATATCCGTGAATTTTTAAAATCAATGGAACATCTTGGATTTACCAGACCGGAAATCCTGGAACTGGTTCAAGATACAATGAAGGAGGAAAAATAA
- a CDS encoding deoxyribonuclease IV has protein sequence MNLKLGSHVSMSGKSMLLGSAKEAESYGANTFMFYTGAPQNTKRKDISELNIDAAWNYMNEKNISDIVVHAPYIINLGNTVKPETYELAVEFLAKEIDRAAACKSQTLILHPGAHVGAGVETGLQQVIKGLNEVLTKDTPLHIALETMAGKGSELGRSFEELAAIYDGVVYSDKLRVCFDTCHTHDSGYDIRGNFDGVIDEFDHLIGKDQIAVFHINDSKNVCGAKKDRHANLGTGEIGFDALSYIVHHPDFEQIPKILETPYIPSPTKEKKSYAPYKYEIAMLRASQFDKNFPDNIIAENEH, from the coding sequence ATGAATTTAAAACTTGGATCTCATGTCAGCATGAGCGGAAAAAGCATGCTCCTTGGTTCTGCAAAAGAAGCTGAATCCTATGGAGCAAATACATTTATGTTCTATACCGGAGCACCACAAAACACCAAAAGAAAAGATATTTCTGAACTCAATATTGATGCCGCCTGGAACTATATGAACGAAAAAAATATTTCAGATATCGTCGTTCACGCTCCTTATATTATCAATCTTGGTAATACCGTAAAACCTGAGACATATGAACTGGCCGTGGAATTTCTGGCAAAAGAAATTGACCGCGCGGCCGCCTGCAAAAGCCAGACTCTGATTCTGCATCCTGGTGCCCACGTCGGTGCCGGAGTTGAAACCGGACTTCAACAGGTCATAAAGGGGCTCAATGAAGTCTTGACAAAAGACACACCTCTTCATATTGCACTGGAAACCATGGCGGGAAAAGGATCGGAACTTGGCCGGTCTTTTGAAGAACTTGCAGCAATCTATGACGGCGTAGTCTACAGCGACAAACTGCGTGTCTGTTTTGATACCTGCCACACTCACGACAGTGGTTATGATATCCGTGGTAATTTCGACGGTGTGATCGACGAGTTTGATCATTTGATCGGTAAAGATCAGATTGCGGTCTTTCATATTAACGACAGTAAAAATGTGTGTGGTGCAAAGAAAGACAGGCATGCCAATCTCGGCACCGGAGAGATTGGATTTGATGCCCTCTCCTATATCGTACACCACCCGGATTTTGAACAAATTCCGAAAATCCTTGAAACTCCATATATTCCTTCTCCAACAAAAGAGAAGAAATCTTACGCACCATACAAATATGAGATTGCAATGTTAAGAGCCAGCCAGTTCGATAAGAATTTTCCGGATAATATTATTGCAGAAAATGAACATTAA
- a CDS encoding flavin reductase, which yields MNKKVLRNLSYGVYAVSALGENRMSGCIANSIMQITSSPATLAVSMNHDNYTHECIEKSGMFAVSILSEKTDPNIISQLGFQSSRDVDKFMNVPFITKHNIAVVDDACGYLVCKVIDKMETNTHTVFLGEIIDCDMLNQETPMTYAYYHNIIKGKSPKNAPTYQPEDLDTVDSASSDSSITSSNSSGNGKWVCSICGYVYDGDIPFEELPDTFVCPICKQGKDKFKQR from the coding sequence ATGAACAAAAAAGTACTTCGAAATTTATCTTATGGTGTATATGCCGTTTCGGCACTTGGGGAGAATCGTATGTCCGGCTGCATTGCCAACAGTATTATGCAGATTACTTCTTCTCCTGCAACTTTAGCTGTCAGTATGAATCATGATAATTATACGCATGAATGCATTGAAAAAAGTGGAATGTTCGCAGTTTCCATACTTTCTGAAAAGACTGACCCCAATATCATCAGCCAGCTTGGATTTCAGTCTTCCAGAGATGTGGACAAATTTATGAATGTTCCTTTTATTACAAAGCATAATATTGCCGTTGTCGATGATGCATGCGGTTATCTTGTCTGTAAGGTCATCGATAAAATGGAAACAAATACCCACACAGTCTTTCTTGGGGAAATCATTGACTGTGATATGTTGAATCAGGAAACACCTATGACCTATGCATACTATCACAATATCATCAAAGGCAAGAGTCCGAAAAATGCACCGACTTACCAGCCGGAAGATCTGGATACGGTAGATTCTGCTTCTTCTGATTCTTCAATCACCTCCAGTAATTCCTCCGGAAATGGCAAATGGGTGTGTAGTATCTGCGGATATGTCTATGATGGTGATATTCCATTTGAAGAACTTCCAGACACATTTGTTTGTCCAATCTGTAAACAGGGCAAGGATAAATTTAAGCAGCGATAA